A single region of the Helicobacter colisuis genome encodes:
- a CDS encoding group III truncated hemoglobin has product MQYQTICTEGIDLLMDIFYAKIRADKNGVGDIFNKAIGTSDEQWEAHKKKISSFWQGMLLGIGDYKGQPMKAHLDLPPFPREFFSIWLELFEESLHKVFSPEISMQILQRAQMIAERFQYMLYESGH; this is encoded by the coding sequence ATGCAATACCAAACAATTTGCACTGAAGGAATTGATCTACTAATGGATATTTTTTATGCCAAGATTCGAGCTGATAAAAATGGAGTTGGAGATATCTTTAACAAAGCCATTGGCACAAGCGATGAGCAATGGGAAGCTCATAAAAAAAAGATTTCAAGCTTTTGGCAGGGAATGCTTTTAGGAATTGGGGATTACAAAGGACAGCCAATGAAAGCGCATTTAGATTTACCTCCATTCCCTAGAGAATTTTTTAGCATTTGGCTTGAGCTTTTTGAGGAGAGTCTTCACAAGGTTTTTAGTCCTGAAATTTCTATGCAAATTTTACAAAGGGCGCAAATGATCGCTGAGAGATTCCAATATATGCTTTATGAAAGTGGGCATTAA
- the queC gene encoding 7-cyano-7-deazaguanine synthase QueC, which yields MDKAIVLASGGLDSCVSIACAINDGYEVCLLHINYGQRTQKREYQAFNDIANYYGIQNKLIIDIDYLRQIGGSSLVDFSIPIEEETIPSSTGQIPLTYVPFRNANMISIAVSWAEVIGAKKIYVGAVEEDSSGYPDCREIFYEKFNELLKVALLPQNNIEIVTPLIHLNKAEIVYQGILLKAPLHLTWSCYQSEDEACGVCESCKLRLRGFELAGERDPIAYRQ from the coding sequence ATGGATAAGGCAATTGTTCTGGCGAGTGGTGGGCTTGATAGCTGTGTGAGCATTGCTTGTGCTATTAATGATGGCTATGAGGTTTGTCTTTTGCATATTAACTATGGGCAAAGGACGCAAAAGCGCGAGTATCAAGCCTTTAATGATATTGCAAATTACTATGGAATCCAAAATAAATTAATTATTGATATTGACTATTTGCGACAGATTGGTGGTTCTTCGCTTGTGGATTTTTCGATACCCATTGAGGAAGAGACGATTCCAAGCTCTACAGGACAGATTCCTTTGACTTATGTGCCTTTTAGAAATGCCAACATGATTTCTATTGCGGTGAGCTGGGCAGAAGTCATTGGCGCTAAAAAAATCTATGTGGGGGCAGTGGAGGAAGATTCAAGTGGTTATCCTGATTGTAGGGAAATTTTTTATGAGAAATTTAATGAATTATTAAAAGTTGCCTTGCTTCCACAAAATAATATAGAGATTGTTACACCACTTATTCATCTAAATAAAGCAGAGATTGTTTATCAAGGTATTTTGCTTAAAGCACCGCTACATTTGACTTGGAGTTGCTATCAAAGTGAAGATGAGGCTTGTGGTGTGTGCGAAAGCTGTAAGCTACGCTTAAGGGGATTTGAACTTGCAGGAGAGCGTGATCCAATTGCTTATAGGCAATGA
- a CDS encoding LutB/LldF family L-lactate oxidation iron-sulfur protein: protein MSANIKQQYHDVIHTKLEDAQLRKNLLSVMDTLKGNRKKLISTRFLDWEALREKGKEIKQKNLSKLDVLLETFESNARKNGFIVHWAKNSEEANNIVLEVMQKNHITKILKGKSMASEETHLNAFLKAKGLEPIETDLGEIIIQLIDEPPVHIVAPAIHKNRYQIGEIFHQKLGAPLESEPEKLNEIARTHLRREFQEFKLGLSGVNFAIANEGAIWLLENEGNGRMSTTACDIHIAFCGIEKVIESFEDASTLNALLIPSATGAAVTCYNNIITSPRKEGELDGPKEVHIILLDNNRSQMLSDSHYYRALSCIRCGTCLNHCPVYDKIGGHAYLSTYPGPIGEVISPQLFGLNKFSPMLDLCSLCGRCSEVCPVKIPLAELIRDLRSERVGQGRKSVVGTDSSIQNPAEIKAMSQFATLATSPNKWRFVLTMANIFAPLGKVFAPFTPLLKNWVKYREFPKINGNLHKKVSQMQGVIYE, encoded by the coding sequence ATGAGTGCAAATATCAAGCAACAATACCACGATGTGATACATACTAAACTTGAAGATGCACAATTACGCAAAAACCTTCTAAGCGTTATGGATACGCTAAAAGGCAATCGCAAAAAGCTTATTTCTACGCGTTTTTTGGATTGGGAAGCATTGCGAGAAAAAGGCAAAGAGATTAAACAAAAAAATCTCTCCAAACTTGATGTATTGTTAGAAACTTTTGAATCTAATGCGCGTAAAAATGGCTTTATCGTGCATTGGGCAAAAAATAGTGAGGAAGCTAATAACATTGTGCTTGAGGTAATGCAAAAAAATCATATCACCAAGATTCTTAAAGGTAAGTCTATGGCGAGTGAGGAAACGCACCTCAATGCTTTTCTCAAAGCCAAAGGATTAGAACCTATTGAGACGGATTTGGGTGAGATTATTATCCAACTCATTGATGAGCCACCTGTACATATCGTCGCACCTGCTATCCACAAAAATCGCTATCAAATTGGCGAAATTTTTCATCAAAAACTCGGTGCTCCACTTGAATCTGAACCTGAAAAACTCAATGAAATTGCACGCACGCATTTACGCAGAGAATTCCAAGAATTCAAACTCGGACTTAGTGGCGTAAATTTTGCCATCGCTAATGAGGGAGCAATTTGGCTTTTAGAAAATGAGGGAAATGGGCGTATGAGCACCACAGCTTGTGATATTCACATTGCATTTTGTGGAATTGAAAAAGTGATTGAAAGCTTTGAAGATGCCTCTACACTTAATGCCTTGCTTATTCCTTCTGCTACAGGTGCGGCAGTAACTTGTTATAACAATATCATCACTTCCCCCCGCAAAGAAGGCGAACTTGATGGACCAAAAGAAGTGCATATTATTTTGCTTGATAACAATCGCTCACAAATGCTTAGCGATTCGCATTATTACCGCGCATTAAGCTGTATTCGATGTGGCACTTGCCTTAATCACTGCCCTGTGTATGACAAAATCGGCGGACACGCTTATCTTAGCACCTATCCTGGTCCTATTGGTGAGGTGATTTCACCCCAACTTTTTGGATTAAACAAATTTAGTCCTATGCTGGATTTATGCTCATTGTGTGGGCGCTGCTCTGAAGTATGCCCTGTGAAAATCCCTCTTGCAGAGCTTATTAGAGATTTGCGGAGTGAGCGCGTAGGACAAGGGCGAAAAAGTGTGGTAGGCACAGATTCAAGCATACAAAATCCTGCTGAAATCAAGGCAATGAGTCAATTTGCCACTTTGGCAACAAGCCCTAATAAATGGCGATTTGTGCTTACTATGGCAAATATCTTTGCACCACTTGGCAAGGTATTTGCGCCCTTTACGCCATTGCTAAAAAATTGGGTAAAATATCGTGAATTCCCAAAAATCAATGGCAATCTCCACAAAAAAGTATCTCAAATGCAAGGAGTAATCTATGAGTAA
- a CDS encoding LutC/YkgG family protein yields the protein MSKADILGRVRDSLKNNTHIPSPKVQYANPMNYTHKELLEEYKLNQSNNKAIVRESSLDTLESTIAEILGEVKAKEVLYNTDVSLDFKGMEAKFIPYAQSVDSMRGELFGIDTSIVEARCGVANLGIVGLSANPQAPRLSSLITNNCIYLLKKEHIVENLYAGIECIKTYEKNRSGSEILPTNIIFVAGPSRTADIELQTVFGVHGPRVVYVVLY from the coding sequence ATGAGTAAGGCAGATATTTTAGGGCGTGTGCGAGATTCTCTTAAAAATAATACACATATCCCAAGCCCAAAGGTGCAGTATGCTAACCCTATGAATTACACGCATAAGGAACTTTTAGAAGAATACAAGCTTAATCAAAGCAATAATAAGGCTATCGTGCGTGAATCTAGTCTGGATACTCTAGAATCTACAATCGCAGAAATCCTTGGAGAAGTCAAGGCTAAAGAAGTGCTGTATAACACTGATGTGTCATTAGACTTTAAGGGTATGGAAGCCAAATTTATCCCATACGCACAAAGTGTAGATTCTATGCGTGGGGAATTATTTGGAATTGATACCTCTATCGTGGAAGCACGATGTGGTGTGGCAAATCTAGGGATTGTAGGGCTAAGTGCCAATCCACAAGCCCCTAGACTTTCTTCACTTATCACCAATAACTGCATTTATCTACTCAAAAAAGAGCATATAGTAGAAAATCTCTATGCTGGTATTGAATGTATCAAAACATATGAGAAAAATCGCAGTGGAAGCGAGATTTTGCCAACAAATATTATCTTTGTCGCAGGTCCTTCACGCACCGCTGATATTGAGTTGCAAACGGTGTTTGGTGTGCATGGACCACGCGTGGTGTATGTGGTGTTGTATTAA
- a CDS encoding (Fe-S)-binding protein: protein MKVYFFSTCIGAAAFADTCVNSIKLLQKEGVKVVFKKDQTCCGQPSFNSGYYEETKKVALYNMNLFKGSEPIILPSGSCAGMMKVDYIELFEGTPYESQARDFSSRIYELSEFLDNVLKVRYEDKGAPTKVTWHSNCHALRVAKCINSAKNLIRSLSNVELIELEREEECCGFGGTFSVKEPEISNAMVSQKVQDITSRGVEYLLSADSGCLLNISGAMKKQGVDVKPMHLYDFLAQRIGL from the coding sequence TTGAAAGTATATTTTTTCTCGACTTGTATTGGTGCAGCAGCTTTTGCTGACACTTGTGTCAATAGCATAAAGCTCTTACAAAAAGAAGGCGTTAAAGTAGTCTTCAAAAAAGATCAAACCTGTTGTGGGCAGCCTAGCTTTAACTCCGGATATTATGAAGAAACTAAAAAAGTTGCCCTATATAATATGAATCTATTTAAAGGTAGTGAGCCTATTATTTTGCCAAGTGGATCGTGTGCGGGAATGATGAAAGTAGATTATATAGAGCTTTTTGAAGGCACACCCTATGAATCTCAAGCAAGAGATTTTAGTAGCAGAATCTATGAGTTAAGCGAATTTTTGGATAATGTTTTAAAAGTGCGTTATGAAGACAAAGGAGCGCCTACTAAAGTAACTTGGCATAGCAATTGCCACGCATTGCGTGTAGCAAAATGTATTAATTCTGCAAAAAACCTCATAAGAAGCCTTAGTAATGTCGAGTTAATCGAGCTAGAACGCGAGGAAGAATGTTGCGGATTTGGTGGAACTTTTAGCGTTAAAGAGCCTGAAATTTCTAATGCTATGGTTAGCCAAAAGGTGCAAGATATAACATCAAGGGGCGTAGAATACCTTTTGAGTGCAGATTCTGGATGTTTGCTTAATATCTCTGGTGCGATGAAAAAGCAAGGCGTAGATGTCAAACCAATGCATTTATATGACTTCCTTGCACAACGAATCGGATTATAA
- a CDS encoding heavy-metal-associated domain-containing protein: MNKALFLLLLCGGLVFGGEYKIYVEGMHCPLCTAMVRKALLKVEGVTNAKASLKDKIAKVECRDDISKEKLLEAVATTGYSGVFVYD; encoded by the coding sequence ATGAATAAAGCTTTATTTTTATTGTTATTGTGCGGCGGATTGGTGTTTGGAGGAGAATATAAAATTTATGTGGAGGGTATGCACTGCCCTCTTTGCACGGCAATGGTGAGAAAAGCACTCTTAAAAGTGGAGGGAGTTACGAACGCAAAAGCCTCCTTGAAAGATAAAATTGCAAAAGTAGAATGCAGGGACGATATTTCAAAAGAAAAACTCCTAGAGGCTGTTGCAACGACGGGTTATAGCGGAGTGTTTGTGTATGATTGA
- a CDS encoding DUF1698 domain-containing protein, translated as MAQNPAKIVGFDPMPLCFLQYQFLRFFALENRLSFEMLGIEELLYFEKNFDVLLCLGVLYHRKSPLEAIKLVYNALKSGGEAVFDSLILEGEQEIALCTFKGWLEKCGFREITHIATLKTTLEEQRKTKWSSGESLEDFLTPSGEQTIEGYPAPRRAYLKAKRIHWICHKYINVKINA; from the coding sequence GTGGCGCAGAATCCTGCTAAAATAGTAGGGTTTGACCCTATGCCCCTATGCTTTTTGCAATACCAATTTTTGCGATTTTTTGCCCTTGAAAATCGCTTAAGCTTTGAAATGCTTGGCATAGAGGAATTGCTTTATTTTGAGAAAAATTTTGATGTGCTACTTTGTCTTGGGGTATTGTATCATCGCAAAAGCCCATTAGAAGCGATTAAGCTTGTCTATAATGCTTTAAAAAGTGGTGGCGAAGCAGTTTTTGATAGCTTGATTCTTGAGGGGGAGCAAGAGATTGCGCTTTGCACTTTTAAGGGTTGGTTGGAAAAATGTGGATTTAGAGAAATTACGCATATTGCAACGCTAAAGACTACACTAGAGGAGCAACGCAAGACCAAATGGAGTAGTGGAGAATCCTTAGAGGATTTTTTAACCCCTAGTGGGGAGCAGACGATTGAGGGGTATCCTGCTCCTAGACGCGCATATTTAAAGGCTAAAAGGATTCATTGGATTTGCCATAAATACATTAATGTAAAAATTAACGCGTAA
- a CDS encoding aryl sulfotransferase: MKAKLSLILSLCVGVVASICCLPALLFLLFGFSFGIVSVEFLAPYRLIFSVLSCLCFALYLYFGILKCDCAKTCKRKKGISGFLWLLVLLCILFYPEILGWVYE; the protein is encoded by the coding sequence ATGAAAGCTAAATTGAGCTTAATTCTTTCACTTTGTGTGGGGGTGGTGGCAAGTATTTGTTGTTTGCCTGCACTCCTTTTTCTGCTTTTTGGATTCTCGTTTGGAATTGTGAGCGTGGAATTTCTTGCTCCTTATCGCTTGATTTTTAGCGTGTTGTCTTGCTTATGTTTTGCCTTGTATTTGTATTTTGGAATCTTAAAATGCGATTGTGCAAAAACTTGCAAAAGAAAAAAAGGCATAAGTGGCTTTCTTTGGCTGTTGGTTTTGCTTTGCATTTTGTTTTATCCAGAGATTTTAGGTTGGGTTTATGAATAA
- a CDS encoding transglutaminase-like domain-containing protein has protein sequence MKRRTLFKLAGIGALGCLPLLAENKPQNTKQSQTHQKKREFSVTFKHNILESGKCKLWIPLPQSTPYQFLTSNLALSGNYTNAYISNTQIPTLFAEFDKVKSPNLEIKFDITTYERTTDFKEVQAKFNKNAKIPQEVKPYLAATEHIQTDGIVKSTAKEILKNAKVQNANDCQQAKAIFEWVATNMQRDESILGCGIGDAKAILESKKLYGKCTDISSVFVALCRSVGIPAREIFGIRLGQSRFSNAMGSAKDKVANITGGQHCRAEFYVRGYGWIPCDPGDVAKVKLSEKLENDSPKIQNLRDYLFGSWEMCWLGYNTARDFILTPTPAETPLNNFGYPYGEVEENVLDYYDAKGFSYSYHSVEK, from the coding sequence ATGAAAAGACGCACTCTTTTTAAGTTGGCAGGGATAGGTGCTTTGGGCTGCTTACCGCTTCTTGCAGAAAACAAACCCCAAAACACCAAGCAAAGTCAAACACATCAGAAAAAAAGAGAATTTTCTGTAACTTTCAAGCATAATATTTTAGAATCTGGAAAATGTAAGCTTTGGATTCCACTTCCACAATCCACACCTTATCAGTTTTTGACTAGCAATCTTGCGTTGAGCGGGAATTACACCAACGCATATATTAGCAACACACAGATTCCAACACTTTTTGCGGAATTTGACAAAGTCAAAAGTCCAAATTTGGAAATCAAGTTTGATATTACGACTTATGAGCGCACGACAGATTTTAAAGAAGTGCAGGCAAAATTTAACAAAAACGCTAAGATTCCACAAGAGGTTAAGCCTTATTTGGCAGCAACCGAACATATCCAAACCGATGGAATCGTCAAATCAACAGCAAAAGAAATCTTGAAAAATGCCAAAGTGCAAAATGCAAATGATTGCCAACAAGCAAAAGCTATTTTTGAATGGGTTGCGACAAATATGCAACGCGATGAAAGTATTTTGGGTTGTGGTATAGGCGACGCAAAAGCGATTTTAGAATCTAAAAAGTTGTATGGCAAATGCACAGATATTAGCTCGGTTTTTGTCGCACTTTGTAGAAGCGTTGGGATTCCTGCAAGGGAGATTTTCGGGATTCGGCTTGGGCAATCAAGATTTTCTAATGCAATGGGAAGTGCGAAAGATAAAGTTGCAAATATCACTGGTGGGCAACACTGCCGCGCGGAATTTTATGTGCGAGGTTATGGCTGGATTCCTTGCGACCCGGGCGATGTTGCAAAAGTCAAATTGAGCGAAAAGCTAGAAAACGATAGTCCTAAGATTCAAAATTTGCGCGATTATCTCTTTGGAAGTTGGGAAATGTGCTGGTTGGGCTACAACACCGCAAGAGACTTTATCCTAACGCCTACACCTGCGGAAACACCACTAAATAACTTTGGTTATCCTTATGGTGAGGTGGAGGAAAATGTGCTAGACTATTATGACGCAAAAGGTTTTTCTTATTCTTATCACTCTGTTGAAAAATAA